Genomic window (Streptomyces sp. LX-29):
CATCGCCAAGATCGAAAAACCCCAGGCGGTACGGAACCTCGACGCCATCGTCGACGCCTTCGACGGCCTCATGGTCGCCCGCGGCGACCTCGGCGTCGAGATGCCCCTCGAACAGGTCCCCATCGTCCAGAAGCGCGCCATCAAACTCGCCCGACGCAACGCCAAACCCGTCATCGTCGCCACCCAGATGCTCGACTCGATGATCGAGAACTCTCGCCCCACCCGCGCGGAAGCCTCCGACGTCGCCAACGCCGTCATCGACGGCACCGACGCCGTGATGCTCTCCGGCGAGACCAGCGTCGGCAAACACCCCGTCGAGACCGTCAAGACCATGGGCCGCATCGTCGCCGCCGCCGAAGAGGACATCCTCGCCAAGGGCCTGCCCCCGCTCACCGAACGCAGCAAGCCCCGAACCCAGGGCGGCGCCGTCGCCCGCGCCGCCGCCGAGATGGGCGACTTCCTCGGCGCCAGGTTCCTCGTCGCCTTCACCCAGAGCGGCGACACCGTCCGCCGCCTCTCCCGCTACCGCTCACCCATCCCCCTCCTCGCCTTCACCCCCGAACCCGCCACCCGCGCCCAGCTCAACCTCACCTGGGGCGTCGAAACCCTCCTGGGCCCCAAGGTCGACACCACCGACGAGATGGTCGACCAGGTCGACGAGGAACTCCTCCGCATCGGCCGCTGCCGCAAGGGCGACACGGTCATCATCACGGCCGGCTCCCCACCCGGCATGTCGGGCACGACCAACCTGGTACGGGTGCACCACATCGGCGAGGACGACACCCCGCGGTAGCCCTCCGGGCGGGTCGGTGGGCAGGCGGGTCGGTGGACGGGCGGGTCAGTGCTTGGGCCCGATGTGCTCGTCCATGAGGGCGACGGAGTCGCGGCGGGCGACCGAGATGTTGAAGGGGTCCTTCCCACGGCGGGTCACCGTCCACTCGACGCCGACCGCGTCCAGGGCATCCGCGTAGAGCCGCAGGATGTCCTCCGA
Coding sequences:
- the pyk gene encoding pyruvate kinase, with the translated sequence MRRAKIVCTLGPATDSYEQIKALVEAGMDVARFNLSHGTYVEHEERYRRVRKAGNETGRSVGILVDLQGPKIRLGRFREGPVLLERGDEFTITVEHTEGDRHGCGTTYEGLATDVRKGERILVDDGRVTLEVTDVEGPRVHTIVIEGGLVSDNKGLNLPGVAVSVPALSYKDVEDLRWALRTGADMIALSFVRNADDIVDVHRVMRDEGRHVPVIAKIEKPQAVRNLDAIVDAFDGLMVARGDLGVEMPLEQVPIVQKRAIKLARRNAKPVIVATQMLDSMIENSRPTRAEASDVANAVIDGTDAVMLSGETSVGKHPVETVKTMGRIVAAAEEDILAKGLPPLTERSKPRTQGGAVARAAAEMGDFLGARFLVAFTQSGDTVRRLSRYRSPIPLLAFTPEPATRAQLNLTWGVETLLGPKVDTTDEMVDQVDEELLRIGRCRKGDTVIITAGSPPGMSGTTNLVRVHHIGEDDTPR